One window from the genome of bacterium encodes:
- a CDS encoding cytoplasmic protein, producing the protein MPERFVSEAIVPEAGGFDAVAMATGEPAPPARFCWRGREFTVVEQVESWRELTPRSFESEQYLRRHWFRLRTACGATLVIYFQRRARDAGRGPRWWLYTIEEA; encoded by the coding sequence ATGCCCGAGCGATTCGTCAGCGAGGCCATCGTCCCCGAGGCCGGCGGCTTCGATGCCGTGGCCATGGCCACGGGCGAACCGGCGCCGCCCGCGCGCTTTTGCTGGCGGGGCCGCGAGTTCACGGTCGTCGAGCAAGTGGAGAGCTGGCGGGAGCTCACGCCGCGCAGCTTCGAGAGCGAACAGTACCTGCGGCGCCACTGGTTCCGCCTGCGCACGGCCTGCGGGGCGACGCTCGTCATCTACTTCCAGCGGCGCGCCCGCGATGCGGGGCGCGGGCCGCGCTGGTGGCTCTACACGATCGAGGAAGCCTAG
- a CDS encoding bifunctional chorismate mutase/prephenate dehydrogenase, translating into RIKSTLGLPVRNFPVEAQVLERLRAGCAERGLDPEVGEALAGLLIDHAVKLQAGLVDRAAGGERGEAVVVGGRGKMGRWLCGYLRAGGHRVRVLDPAASPGEADSIADLEAAAGADLLVLATPIASIPALLAALDSARHRGLVLDIASLKSPLVAPLRAAAARGLRVASVHPMFGPSATHLIGRNVLFCDCGDRAALAAAPQLFVGVGAQLVELPLEEHDRRMGYVLGLAHLVNILYGRVLGASGLDYRRLGEAASTTFAKQNATARDVLRENPDLYFEIQQLNANTPALAAQLHTALDETLGAVARGDREAFRRIMDAGRTFFLGG; encoded by the coding sequence CCGCATCAAGAGCACCCTCGGCCTGCCCGTGCGCAACTTCCCCGTCGAGGCCCAGGTGCTCGAACGCCTGCGCGCGGGTTGCGCCGAGCGCGGCCTGGACCCCGAGGTAGGCGAGGCCCTGGCCGGTCTGCTCATCGATCACGCCGTGAAGCTCCAGGCCGGCCTCGTCGATCGCGCGGCCGGCGGCGAGCGTGGCGAGGCCGTGGTCGTCGGTGGCCGGGGCAAGATGGGCCGCTGGCTCTGCGGCTACCTGCGGGCGGGCGGCCATCGGGTGCGCGTGCTCGATCCCGCCGCGAGCCCCGGCGAGGCGGACAGCATCGCCGATCTCGAGGCCGCCGCCGGCGCCGACCTGCTCGTGCTCGCCACGCCGATTGCGAGCATCCCCGCGCTGCTCGCGGCGCTGGACTCGGCGCGCCATCGCGGCCTCGTGCTCGACATCGCCTCGCTGAAGTCGCCGCTGGTCGCACCCCTGCGCGCTGCGGCCGCGCGCGGCCTGCGCGTGGCCAGCGTGCATCCCATGTTCGGGCCGAGCGCCACCCACCTCATCGGCCGCAACGTGCTCTTCTGCGACTGCGGCGACCGGGCCGCGCTCGCGGCGGCCCCGCAGCTCTTCGTCGGCGTCGGCGCCCAGCTCGTGGAGCTGCCGCTCGAGGAACACGACCGTCGCATGGGCTACGTGCTGGGCCTCGCGCACCTCGTGAACATCCTCTACGGGCGCGTGCTGGGCGCCAGTGGACTGGACTACCGGCGCCTGGGCGAAGCGGCCTCGACCACCTTCGCCAAGCAGAATGCCACCGCCCGCGATGTGCTGCGCGAGAACCCCGACCTCTACTTCGAGATCCAGCAGCTCAACGCCAACACGCCTGCCCTCGCCGCGCAGCTTCACACCGCGCTCGACGAGACTCTCGGCGCCGTCGCGCGGGGCGATCGGGAGGCCTTCCGCCGCATCATGGACGCAGGCCGCACTTTCTTCTTGGGAGGATGA
- a CDS encoding prenyltransferase: MRVPFLALVPACVLLGVACAALRGPIAWGDALLALLGGLAAHIAVNALNEWDDFRSGVDLRTERTPFSGGSGTLPAHPEASRVALGIALAALLVTAAVGLRFLLRWGWGLLPLGLLGLLTIVLYTRWLTRSPLLCLLAPGLGFGPCMVMGTDYALTGSYSAAAGVASLVPFFLVSNLLLLNQFPDVAADAAAGRRHLIIAHGMEAGVRVYGLFLAGAYLSLAAGVGLGVLPWPALLGLLTAPLAFAAWQGARRHHANAPALIPAMGQNVLINLATPALVALGIFLGR, from the coding sequence ATGCGCGTGCCATTCCTGGCGCTGGTGCCCGCTTGCGTGCTGCTCGGCGTCGCCTGCGCCGCCCTGCGCGGCCCCATCGCCTGGGGCGACGCGCTGCTCGCCCTGCTCGGCGGGCTGGCCGCGCACATCGCCGTCAACGCCCTGAACGAGTGGGACGACTTTCGCAGCGGCGTGGACCTGCGCACAGAGCGCACGCCCTTCAGCGGCGGCAGCGGCACGCTGCCCGCGCATCCCGAGGCCAGCCGCGTGGCGCTGGGCATTGCGCTCGCCGCACTGCTGGTAACGGCCGCCGTGGGGCTGCGCTTCCTGCTGCGTTGGGGCTGGGGCCTGCTGCCGCTCGGCCTGCTCGGCCTGCTCACAATCGTCCTCTACACGCGCTGGCTCACGCGCTCGCCGCTGCTCTGCCTGCTGGCACCGGGCCTCGGCTTCGGCCCCTGCATGGTGATGGGCACGGACTACGCGCTGACCGGCTCGTACAGCGCGGCGGCCGGCGTCGCCTCGCTGGTGCCCTTCTTCCTCGTCAGCAATCTGTTGCTGCTGAACCAGTTCCCCGACGTCGCGGCCGACGCGGCCGCGGGGCGCCGCCACCTGATCATCGCGCACGGGATGGAGGCCGGCGTGCGCGTCTACGGGCTCTTCCTCGCCGGCGCCTACCTGAGCCTCGCCGCCGGCGTCGGGCTCGGCGTGCTGCCCTGGCCGGCCCTGCTCGGCCTGCTGACCGCGCCCCTCGCCTTCGCCGCCTGGCAGGGCGCGCGGCGTCACCACGCGAACGCGCCCGCGCTGATCCCCGCGATGGGCCAGAACGTGCTTATCAACCTGGCCACGCCCGCGCTCGTCGCCCTCGGCATCTTCCTGGGGCGCTAG